In a single window of the Leptolyngbyaceae cyanobacterium genome:
- a CDS encoding response regulator transcription factor — MFSLELNQTPSRAGIGQKSRILVVEDEDLIREMIVMALEEQDYEVITAIDGQKAITLLQGTYTEPTEFLFDLVVLDLMLPQVNGLDICRLLRRQGNPVPILILSAKGSETDRVLGLEVGADDYLTKPFSMREFVARCRALLRRQRLSTATQPPILQFKEISLYPQECRVLLRGEEVSLAPKEFRLLELFMSYPRRVWSREQLLDHIWGPDFVGDSKTVDVHIRWLREKLERDPSHPEYIVTIRGFGYRFG; from the coding sequence ATGTTTTCCCTTGAGTTAAATCAAACTCCTTCTAGAGCAGGAATCGGTCAGAAGAGTCGCATTCTCGTCGTTGAGGATGAAGACTTAATCCGAGAAATGATCGTAATGGCTCTGGAAGAGCAGGATTACGAAGTAATTACTGCCATAGACGGGCAAAAGGCAATTACTTTGTTGCAGGGTACTTATACCGAACCAACAGAATTTTTGTTCGATTTAGTGGTATTAGACTTAATGCTACCCCAAGTTAACGGACTGGATATTTGTCGTTTACTGCGTCGTCAAGGTAACCCAGTACCGATTTTAATTCTCTCCGCCAAAGGAAGCGAAACAGACAGGGTTTTAGGGTTGGAGGTAGGAGCGGATGATTACCTGACCAAACCATTTAGTATGCGGGAATTTGTGGCTCGTTGTCGAGCTTTACTGCGCCGCCAACGCTTAAGTACCGCTACTCAACCACCTATTTTGCAGTTTAAGGAAATCTCTCTTTATCCCCAGGAGTGTCGCGTGCTTCTGCGGGGCGAAGAAGTTAGCCTCGCACCGAAAGAATTTCGCTTGCTTGAATTATTTATGAGTTATCCTCGGCGAGTATGGTCTAGGGAACAATTACTCGATCATATTTGGGGGCCAGATTTTGTGGGAGATAGTAAAACCGTAGACGTTCACATTCGCTGGTTGCGGGAAAAATTAGAGCGCGATCCCAGTCATCCAGAGTATATTGTCACTATTCGAGGTTTTGGATATCGTTTTGGTTAA
- a CDS encoding creatininase family protein produces MLLHLSTWPEVESYLTRSKGIILPIGSTEQHGPTGLIGTDAICAEAIARGVGDEVNAMVGPTINVGMALHHTAFPGTISLRPTTMIQVVKDYVTSLAKAGFAKFLFINGHGGNVATLKAAFAETYAHLADLNLSNADSVKCQTANWYMCSSVYQLARELYGNQEGTHATPSEVALTQFVYPEAIKKAPLSAEVFSGHPIYGAADFRRHYPDGRMGSNPALATPEHGKQFYELAVKELCNSYLQFLNSD; encoded by the coding sequence ATGCTATTACATTTAAGTACTTGGCCGGAAGTAGAATCTTATTTGACGAGATCTAAAGGTATCATTTTACCGATCGGTTCGACGGAACAACACGGGCCAACTGGATTGATCGGAACCGATGCTATCTGCGCGGAAGCGATCGCGCGCGGTGTAGGAGATGAAGTAAATGCGATGGTTGGCCCTACAATCAATGTAGGAATGGCATTGCACCACACCGCTTTTCCCGGCACGATCAGTTTGCGACCTACTACGATGATTCAAGTCGTGAAAGACTACGTTACTAGTTTGGCAAAAGCTGGATTCGCTAAATTTTTATTCATTAACGGTCACGGCGGTAACGTTGCTACTCTAAAAGCCGCTTTTGCGGAAACTTACGCTCATTTGGCAGATTTAAATCTCAGTAATGCAGATTCGGTAAAGTGTCAAACAGCTAATTGGTATATGTGCAGCAGCGTCTACCAATTAGCAAGAGAGTTGTATGGCAATCAAGAAGGAACTCACGCCACCCCTAGCGAAGTAGCTTTAACTCAATTTGTTTATCCGGAGGCAATTAAAAAAGCGCCTCTATCTGCGGAAGTATTTAGCGGACATCCCATTTACGGTGCTGCTGACTTTCGCCGCCATTATCCAGATGGACGCATGGGCTCTAACCCCGCTTTGGCTACCCCCGAACACGGAAAGCAATTCTACGAGTTGGCAGTCAAAGAATTGTGTAATAGTTACCTACAATTTCTCAATTCAGATTGA
- a CDS encoding transposase, with translation MIVYEFKVKGKQKQYQAIDEAIRTSQFIQNKCLRYWMDSKDLKVDKYTLNKYCAVLAAQFPFASELNSMARQSAAERCWSAIARFYDNCKKKVKGKKGFPKFKKNCRSVEYKSTGWKLSENRKSITFLDKKGIGTLNLKGTYNLNYYDIKQIKRVRLVRRADGYYAQFAIDVNVTVETQPTNQIAGIDLGLKYFIADNKGNVELSPQFYRKSEKQLNRANRQKSRKFSPERKKQKVKQSNNYHKARNRYARKHLKISRQRKEYCKRLAYSVIQSNDLVAYEDLNVKGLVRNRHLAKSISDAGWYTFRLWLEYFAHKYGKVTVAVPPYNTSQNCSHCGEKVQKSLSTRTHVCPHCGYTEDRDINAAINILRLGLSTVGHTGTYATGDLPSWAVGVLPAV, from the coding sequence ATGATTGTTTACGAGTTTAAGGTCAAAGGTAAACAAAAGCAATATCAGGCCATAGATGAAGCAATACGTACTAGCCAATTCATTCAGAACAAGTGCTTGCGCTACTGGATGGATAGCAAAGATTTAAAGGTAGATAAGTACACATTGAATAAATATTGCGCTGTATTAGCTGCCCAATTTCCCTTTGCCTCGGAACTCAACTCAATGGCTAGACAATCTGCGGCAGAACGTTGTTGGTCTGCAATAGCTCGGTTTTACGACAACTGTAAGAAAAAGGTTAAGGGCAAGAAAGGGTTTCCCAAGTTCAAGAAAAACTGCCGCTCGGTTGAGTATAAATCAACTGGTTGGAAGCTGTCTGAAAATAGAAAATCCATCACTTTCTTAGATAAGAAAGGAATTGGAACTCTCAATTTAAAGGGAACTTACAACCTTAATTACTATGACATCAAGCAAATCAAGCGTGTCCGTTTAGTACGTCGTGCTGACGGGTATTATGCCCAGTTTGCGATTGATGTCAATGTCACAGTTGAGACTCAACCCACAAATCAAATAGCGGGTATTGACTTAGGACTTAAGTATTTCATTGCTGACAACAAGGGCAATGTAGAACTTTCACCCCAGTTCTACCGTAAATCCGAAAAGCAGTTAAACCGAGCTAATCGCCAAAAGTCTCGGAAGTTCAGCCCAGAAAGAAAGAAACAGAAAGTAAAGCAATCTAACAATTACCACAAAGCTAGAAATAGATATGCCCGGAAACATTTAAAAATAAGTAGGCAACGAAAAGAGTATTGCAAGAGATTAGCGTACTCCGTCATCCAATCTAACGATTTGGTAGCCTATGAAGATTTAAATGTCAAAGGGTTGGTGAGAAATCGACATCTAGCTAAATCAATCTCTGATGCTGGTTGGTATACTTTTCGCTTGTGGTTGGAGTATTTTGCTCATAAATATGGGAAGGTAACTGTGGCAGTCCCTCCCTATAATACGAGTCAAAATTGTTCTCACTGTGGCGAGAAAGTGCAAAAATCTCTATCTACCAGGACTCATGTTTGTCCTCATTGTGGATATACCGAAGATCGAGATATCAACGCAGCAATCAATATTTTGAGATTAGGACTCAGTACCGTGGGACACACGGGAACTTACGCTACAGGAGATTTGCCCTCTTGGGCAGTTGGTGTCTTGCCTGCTGTCTAA
- a CDS encoding mechanosensitive ion channel domain-containing protein has product MDDFLSQSWEYLHQVITSPIKIGEAAISISSVIKLIFSLLLVLFICRILKQFLKEQVLARMRIDRGNREAISTIISYGVGTLGFLVVLQLSGFNIASLAVIAGGLGVGIGFGLQDVTKNFVSGVTLLIERKLKVGDFVEFDGMTGYIKEISIRSTTIKTFSGGDVVVPNSELVNDRILNWSLEDFTGRIDIPVSVAYDSDPVLVTETLLKSAYMEPAVLYEPPPRVIFVGFGENGLNFLLWVWVHRIDDRVTIKSSLNFILDYNLRQQGITCPFPQRDLWLRNPDVLSSLTSSVRKNGEGDLNSSEVVDSESVKANLSPTPSFKPLAIKDLLRQVKYFQNFTDLELRQLIEIGYRKRLTSSEILFREGDPGDAFYIILSGSVEVFVAKINKHLTTLGVGKFLGELALMLGIPRTATVRALEDTILFAINKKGFEKILREQPELCEVIVQELGKHKEELSERQKQLRDMGLVDEDEDDKNPIDWVRKRLKNLFDL; this is encoded by the coding sequence ATGGATGACTTTTTAAGTCAATCATGGGAATATTTACATCAAGTCATTACTTCTCCAATCAAAATCGGCGAAGCTGCTATATCGATTAGTTCGGTAATTAAACTAATCTTTTCTTTACTATTAGTTCTCTTCATTTGTCGGATTCTCAAACAATTCCTCAAAGAGCAAGTGCTTGCTAGGATGAGGATCGATCGGGGAAATAGAGAAGCAATTTCCACAATTATAAGTTACGGAGTAGGTACATTAGGCTTTTTAGTCGTCCTGCAACTTAGTGGGTTTAATATCGCTTCTTTAGCAGTGATCGCTGGTGGCTTGGGCGTTGGTATTGGTTTCGGTCTACAAGATGTCACGAAAAACTTTGTTTCTGGGGTAACATTACTAATAGAAAGAAAACTCAAAGTAGGAGATTTCGTTGAATTTGATGGCATGACCGGCTATATCAAAGAAATTTCCATTCGCTCTACGACTATTAAAACATTTTCCGGTGGAGATGTGGTAGTTCCCAACAGCGAACTAGTGAACGATCGCATTTTGAATTGGAGTTTAGAAGATTTCACTGGTAGGATTGATATTCCGGTCAGCGTGGCTTATGATAGCGACCCAGTGCTTGTAACGGAAACTCTTTTAAAATCTGCTTATATGGAGCCAGCCGTTTTATATGAACCACCTCCTAGAGTGATATTTGTAGGTTTTGGTGAAAACGGGTTGAATTTTCTTTTATGGGTTTGGGTACATCGGATTGATGATAGAGTAACGATTAAAAGTTCTTTAAATTTTATTCTTGATTATAATTTAAGACAACAAGGTATAACTTGCCCATTTCCCCAAAGAGATTTATGGCTTCGCAATCCAGATGTGCTGTCATCTTTAACGTCATCTGTTCGGAAAAATGGAGAAGGCGATTTAAATAGCAGTGAAGTTGTTGACTCGGAATCGGTAAAAGCGAATTTATCACCGACTCCATCTTTTAAACCCTTGGCTATTAAGGATTTGCTGCGACAGGTAAAATATTTTCAGAATTTTACCGATTTAGAATTGCGTCAATTAATTGAAATCGGCTATCGCAAAAGGCTTACATCATCAGAAATTTTATTTAGAGAAGGCGATCCGGGCGATGCTTTTTATATAATACTTTCTGGTTCTGTAGAAGTTTTTGTTGCCAAAATTAATAAACATTTGACTACTCTGGGAGTGGGCAAATTTCTGGGTGAATTAGCTTTGATGTTGGGTATTCCTCGTACTGCTACGGTGAGGGCATTGGAAGATACTATTTTATTCGCAATTAACAAGAAAGGGTTTGAGAAAATATTAAGAGAACAGCCGGAATTGTGTGAGGTAATTGTTCAAGAGTTAGGCAAACACAAGGAGGAGTTGTCGGAACGGCAAAAGCAGTTACGAGATATGGGTTTGGTGGATGAAGATGAGGATGATAAAAATCCGATCGATTGGGTAAGAAAGCGTTTGAAGAATTTGTTTGATTTGTAG
- the radA gene encoding DNA repair protein RadA produces MPKPRTLYVCHDCGAETSQWFGKCPECGTYNSLQEQFVSSSTGAGPVRVNWQAVNKGNPKTVTKTAKPRSSLTFPEIVDGQEERWLSGYGELDRVLGGGIVPGSLVLIGGDPGIGKSTLLLQVAKSLSDRYRILYVCGEESGRQVKLRASRLGVFDTEDVVEEDSPVPATEPSDAQGMLARVDDITILEKNDGANLYVLAETDLEEILRELESLKPQVAVIDSVQTIYLPNLTSAAGSVAQVRECTSALMQVAKREDITLLIVGHVTKEGAIAGPKVLEHLVDTVLYFEGDRFASHRLLRSVKNRFGATHEIGVFEMVDRGLREVSNPSELFLGNRDEVVPGTSLVVACEGTRPIVVELQALVSPTSYASPRRSTTGVDYNRLLQILAVLEKRVGVPLSKLDAYVASAGGLNVGEPAVDLGMAIAIVASFRDRIVDPSTVLIGEVGLGGQVRAVSQMELRLKEAAKLGFKRAIVPKGQKFGELGLEIVPVGKVIDAIVAAIPSGPSFGGDDDEDDEDYMDE; encoded by the coding sequence ATGCCTAAACCTAGAACTTTATACGTTTGCCACGATTGTGGAGCAGAGACTTCCCAATGGTTTGGCAAGTGTCCGGAATGTGGCACTTACAACTCCCTGCAAGAGCAATTCGTGTCGTCTAGCACGGGGGCAGGGCCAGTCAGAGTTAATTGGCAAGCTGTCAATAAAGGTAATCCCAAAACTGTTACTAAGACTGCCAAACCGAGGTCTTCTCTGACTTTTCCAGAAATTGTGGATGGACAGGAGGAGCGCTGGTTATCTGGCTATGGAGAACTCGATCGCGTATTGGGAGGTGGCATTGTCCCGGGTTCTTTGGTACTGATTGGGGGCGACCCGGGAATCGGTAAGTCAACTTTGCTACTTCAGGTGGCGAAGAGTTTGTCCGATCGCTATCGCATTCTCTACGTCTGCGGGGAAGAATCGGGCAGGCAGGTAAAACTGCGAGCTTCTCGACTTGGGGTTTTCGATACCGAGGATGTTGTGGAGGAAGATAGCCCCGTCCCTGCTACCGAACCGTCAGACGCCCAGGGGATGTTAGCTAGAGTAGATGATATTACGATTCTAGAAAAGAATGATGGCGCTAATTTATACGTATTAGCAGAAACGGATTTAGAGGAAATTCTCAGAGAGTTGGAATCTCTCAAGCCTCAAGTAGCAGTGATTGATAGCGTTCAAACGATTTATTTGCCTAATTTGACTTCGGCGGCTGGTTCGGTAGCCCAGGTACGAGAATGTACTTCGGCACTGATGCAGGTGGCGAAGCGAGAGGATATCACGCTGTTAATTGTGGGCCACGTCACGAAGGAAGGAGCGATCGCAGGGCCGAAAGTTTTGGAACATTTAGTGGATACGGTACTTTATTTTGAGGGCGATCGCTTTGCTTCTCACCGACTTTTGCGATCGGTAAAAAACCGTTTTGGGGCGACTCACGAAATCGGCGTGTTTGAAATGGTCGATCGAGGATTGCGAGAAGTTTCCAATCCCTCGGAATTGTTTTTAGGTAATCGCGATGAAGTAGTTCCGGGAACTTCGCTAGTCGTTGCTTGTGAAGGAACGCGCCCGATCGTGGTAGAATTACAAGCTTTGGTAAGTCCCACTAGTTACGCTTCTCCCCGCCGATCGACGACAGGAGTTGACTATAACCGATTGCTACAAATTTTGGCGGTATTGGAAAAACGGGTGGGCGTTCCTTTATCGAAATTAGATGCTTACGTGGCTTCGGCTGGTGGTTTAAATGTGGGAGAACCGGCGGTAGATTTGGGAATGGCGATCGCGATCGTAGCCAGTTTTCGCGATCGGATCGTCGATCCGAGTACCGTGTTAATTGGCGAAGTGGGATTAGGCGGACAAGTTCGCGCCGTTTCCCAAATGGAATTGCGCTTGAAAGAAGCAGCGAAATTAGGATTTAAACGCGCGATCGTTCCCAAAGGGCAAAAATTCGGTGAATTGGGATTAGAGATCGTTCCCGTGGGCAAAGTGATCGATGCGATCGTCGCCGCAATACCCTCTGGGCCTAGTTTTGGCGGCGATGACGATGAGGATGACGAAGATTATATGGATGAATGA
- a CDS encoding response regulator transcription factor, whose protein sequence is MESHKEKILVVDDEASIRRILETRLSMIGYDVVTAADGEEALETFRNAIPDLVVLDVMMPKLDGYGVCQELRKESDVPIIMLTALGDVADRITGLELGADDYVVKPFSPKELEARIRSVLRRVDKTGGGGIPSSGVIHVSNIKIDTNKRQVYKGDERIRLTGMEFSLLELLVSRSGEAFSRSEILQEVWGYTPERHVDTRVVDVHISRLRAKLEDDPSNPELILTARGTGYLFQRIIEPGEEGK, encoded by the coding sequence TTGGAAAGCCATAAAGAAAAAATTCTGGTGGTGGACGATGAAGCCAGCATTCGGAGAATTTTAGAAACTCGCCTATCAATGATTGGCTATGATGTCGTAACTGCCGCCGATGGCGAAGAAGCCTTAGAAACTTTTCGCAACGCGATTCCCGACCTAGTAGTTTTGGATGTCATGATGCCAAAGCTAGATGGGTACGGCGTTTGCCAAGAGTTGCGAAAAGAATCGGACGTACCGATCATTATGCTAACAGCTTTGGGAGATGTGGCCGATCGCATCACCGGTTTGGAGCTAGGGGCAGATGATTACGTCGTAAAACCCTTTTCTCCCAAAGAACTAGAAGCTCGCATCCGTTCCGTATTGCGGCGGGTGGATAAAACTGGCGGCGGTGGCATTCCCAGTTCCGGCGTGATCCACGTCAGTAACATCAAAATCGATACCAACAAGCGGCAAGTCTACAAAGGTGACGAGCGCATTCGCCTCACGGGTATGGAATTCAGCTTATTAGAACTGTTGGTCAGCCGTTCTGGAGAAGCTTTCTCTCGCTCGGAAATTTTACAAGAAGTGTGGGGTTATACTCCCGAACGCCACGTCGATACGCGAGTGGTAGACGTTCACATCTCTCGGCTGCGGGCGAAGTTAGAAGATGACCCCAGCAACCCAGAGTTAATTCTGACCGCTAGAGGTACTGGTTATCTTTTCCAAAGAATTATCGAACCTGGAGAAGAAGGGAAATAG